Proteins encoded together in one Diabrotica undecimpunctata isolate CICGRU chromosome 3, icDiaUnde3, whole genome shotgun sequence window:
- the LOC140435933 gene encoding uncharacterized protein yields MRDSEPLKDGTKNLAYCTCRLVEFMWKQVNLPEDWNVGIGKIVPIHKKGDQTISDNYSGITLLNVTKAFESERDTGIIPTAEEFFEFLNKRQSVLENLNLFEPNSSKSYFRQTDSRKNKVSLVSNVNNLQRQSYNFRANCFYCKESNHLIYGCSKFLTLKPLERYQFVKSKKYCINCLSNTHAIPQCKSLKRCSTCGKPHHTYLHFDNQSNSSPSTQTHNHVPNINTTSRFRGNNHGTEPSNVHIVNKSLSPNMNPVSNEFIEYADPSSQQASLHTVSISDNIVLLPTALVNIRCSNGQQKVARALLDSASQMSLIESSFAKNLQLSSRTQFVNISGLGSTNCAKSREVLDIQFSSLVNPSISFNVSCSVINKITNNLPQFSISPEVLKLHEHIIPELAEPFFFKTGPINLLLGAGIYFNLLKSNIINMGPRSPSLVDTYLGYVIAGPIPRSRLNFSSNQNNVSHSFITTNDVQFEREDELTRRMESFWELETIPLSKNHCSSEELAEQIFKNTTIILPSGRYQVDMPFLENMPTKLGKSFCMARQRFISLEKKFNCDSVLFQNYKNVIYEYLTLNHAQVIPLSFYNHPTNEFKYFIPHRAVIRKHSSTPVRVVFDFSARTDTGVSLNDLTAKGYQVQDNLFDILCRFRCFKFVLCADIQMMYRFIDINPSQRHFQNFLWRENSSDFFTCIQLSSLSFGQNCAPYLATRVLKDIAERYPNFPNARYALLRQTYMDDILSGTNDFSSLETIYSELNTILGKHGFKLHKWQSNSSEFLSTIAQTSSYEIDFNINGSPSNILGLKWNPLSDLLLIRTTNIQEPAVLTKRSILSFISSVFDPLGVINPLIVQGKLIMQKLWQSQISWDTPIFDDSVLQSWKKFLSLLSDISNMSIPRYLIDNKTICSISLHGFCDASQLAYGACVYLVVSYNDNTFSSRLIAAKSRVNPLKNKLTIPKLELCSMELLAILSSRIIQILHDTIKIESINLWSDSLVALTWVKRSELEISPFVKKRVLTVRDNSRNTTWRHIRSPLNPADHLSRGNFSSDVRQFWFHGPPFLSQTNDFDSIDSFELLNEVPECMQVSFPIIESPEEFWKSIFLKFSKFSSMQKGIAFSFKVILKFKKINISGSPLTVEELQNAHDFIIKQVQAYSFSNEIKLLQEGKSISTPKLLPLNIFLDENSILRVGGRLEYTELSFSQKFPILLPENDHVVDLLINREHMRLGHSGAQNVLGNFRLRYWPLNGIRRIKTIIKKCVICHRFNAQFASQIMSPLPLDRVQQARPFSKTGIDFAGPIMIRSSRLRKAPTTKAYIAIFICMVTKAIHIELVSNLSTEAFIASLKRFISRRGNPQIIYSDNGTNFIGARNQLRDLSLFLKSKENNHEIQNFLSSTEITWKLIPPRSPHWGGLWEAAVKSAKFHLTKLLSNTCLTFEELSTLLVQIEAILNSRPLYPLSNDPNDLLPLTPGHFLIGAPLISYPERDLSRTPTNRLSYWKVCSKLQQEFWRKWSVDYLHRLQHRPKWQLPQQNLAINQLVLIQSEDRPPLNWPLGRILELLTGRDGKVRAARVKTAEGEYVRPIIKLAPLPISD; encoded by the exons ATGAGAGATTCTGAGCCTTTAAAAGATGGCACAAAAAATCTGGCGTATTGTACATGTAGGCTGGTAGAATTTATGTGGAAGCAGGTAAATCTACCAGAAGACTGGAACGTAGGCATAGGTAAAATTGTACCTATTcacaagaaaggagatcaaacGATCAGTGACAACTACAGTGGAATTACCCTCCTAAACGTGAC GAAAGCGTTTGAGAGCGAGCGAGATACAGGAATCATTCCTACTGCGGaagaattttttgaatttttgaataaaagACAATCCGTTTTAGAAAATTTAAATCTCTTTGAACCCAATTCTTCCAAATCTTATTTCAGACAGACTGACAGCCGAAAAAATAAGGTTTCATTAGTTTCTAATGTAAATAACCTTCAACGTCAATCTTACAACTTCCGTgctaattgtttttattgtaaagagTCTAATCATCTTATTTATGGATGTTCGAAATTTTTAACTTTGAAACCCCTAGAAAGATATCAATTTGTCAAATCTAAGAAATATTGCATAAATTGCCTTAGTAACACTCATGCAATACCGCAATGTAAATCCTTAAAAAGATGCTCCACTTGTGGGAAACCTCACCACACTTATTTACATTTTGATAATCAATCAAACTCATCCCCTAGTACTCAGACGCATAATCACGTTCCAAATATAAATACGACCTCTCGTTTTAGAGGAAACAATCATGGAACAGAACCATCTAATgtacatattgtaaataaatCTTTGTCTCCAAATATGAACCCTGTAAGTAATGAATTTATTGAATATGCTGATCCCTCATCTCAGCAAGCTTCACTCCATACTGTATCTATTTCTGATAACATAGTTCTTTTACCTACAGCTCTTGTAAATATCAGATGCTCTAATGGTCAACAAAAGGTGGCAAGAGCACTATTAGATTCTGCTAGTCAAATGAGTCTCATTGAAAGCTCCTTTGCAAAAAATTTGCAGCTGTCCTCTAGAacacaatttgtaaatatttctggGTTAGGTAGTACCAATTGTGCTAAAAGTAGAGAAGTGCTAGATATACAATTTAGTTCTCTTGTTAACCCATCAATTAGTTTTAACGTTTCTTGTTCtgttataaacaaaataacaaataatctTCCCCAATTTTCTATATCTCCTGAGGTTCTAAAATTACATGAACATATAATACCCGAACTTGCCGAACCATTTTTCTTTAAAACTGGGCCTATAAATTTACTTCTTGGTGCtggtatttattttaatttacttaaatctaatattattaatatggGACCTAGATCCCCCTCTTTAGTTGACACTTATCTGGGTTACGTTATCGCCGGTCCTATACCTAGGAGCCGCTTaaatttttcctcaaaccaaaATAATGTTTCTCATTCTTTTATTACAACTAATGATGTTCAATTCGAAAGAGAAGATGAGTTGACACGTCGTATGGAAAGTTTCTGGGAATTAGAAACTATTCCACTATCAAAAAATCATTGTTCTAGCGAAGAACTTGCAgaacaaatattcaaaaacacCACTATTATTTTACCGTCAGGTCGTTACCAGGTCGATATGCCCTTCCTTGAAAATATGCCCACAAAATTGGGGAAGTCTTTTTGCATGGCACGCCAAAGATTTATCTCTCTTGAGAAAAAATTCAATTGTGATTCAGTTTTATTTCAAAACTATAAGAATGTTATATATGAATATCTTACTTTAAATCACGCTCAAGTAATCCCTTTATCTTTTTACAATCATCCTACtaatgaatttaaatattttatcccCCACAGAGCTGTAATACGTAAACACAGTTCAACGCCTGTGAGAGTAGTTTTTGACTTTAGCGCCCGTACTGATACCGGAGTGTCCTTAAATGACCTAACTGCAAAAGGTTACCAAGTACAGGACAATCTCTTTGACATATTATGTAGGTTCCGTTGTTTCAAATTTGTCCTTTGTGCTGATATTCAAATGATGTATAGATTTATAGATATAAATCCATCACAACGTCATTTCCAAAATTTTTTATGGAGAGAAAATTCTTCTGATTTCTTCACCTGTATTCAACTCTCAAGTCTTAGTTTTGGGCAAAATTGTGCACCGTATTTGGCTACGCGTGTCTTAAAGGATATCGCTGAGAGATATCCTAACTTCCCTAATGCTCGGTATGCTCTACTTAGACAAACCTATATGGACGATATTTTGTCAGGTACTAACGATTTTTCATCTCTAGAAACAATATATTCGGAGCTTAATACTATTTTGGGCAAACACGGATTTAAGCTTCATAAATGGCAATCTAACTCTTCTGAATTTTTATCTACGATAGCACAAACTTCGTCCTACgaaattgattttaatattaatggCTCCCCTAGTAACATACTAGGATTAAAATGGAACCCTCTGTCTGACCTCTTACTTATTCGTACTACTAATATACAAGAACCTGCTGTTTTAACTAAACGCAGTATTTtatctttcatttcttctgtgtTTGACCCCCTGGGTGTGATCAATCCGCTAATCGTGCAGGGAAAACTTATTATGCAAAAACTATGGCAATCCCAAATATCCTGGGACACGCCCATTTTTGACGATTCTGTTTTGCAAAGTTGGAAAAAGTTTCTTTCTTTGTTATCTGACATTTCCAATATGtctatacctagatatttaattgaCAACAAAACCATATGTTCCATTTCCTTACATGGCTTTTGTGATGCTAGTCAACTAGCCTATGGAGCCTGTGTGTACCTTGTGGTTAGCTATAATGATAATACTTTCTCTTCAAGATTAATTGCCGCAAAGTCCCGAGTCAATCCATTAAAGAACAAACTTACAATTCCTAAATTAGAGCTGTGCTCTATGGAGTTACTTGCCATCCTATCTTCTCGGATTATACAAATTTTGCATGATACTATCAAAATTGAGTCCATTAATTTATGGTCCGATTCATTAGTTGCCTTAACATGGGTTAAAAGGTCTGAATTAGAGATATCTCCATTTGTTAAAAAACGAGTCCTTACTGTTCGTGATAATAGTAGGAATACCACATGGCGACATATTAGATCTCCGTTAAATCCCGCTGATCATTTGTCGCGTGGAAATTTTTCATCTGATGTTCGTCAATTCTGGTTTCATGGTCCTCCCTTTTTATCTCAAACCAATGATTTTGATTCCATTGATTCTTTTGAACTTCTAAATGAAGTACCTGAATGTATGCAAGTATCATTTCCCATTATTGAATCGCCAGAAGAATTCTGgaaatctatatttttaaaattttcgaaatttTCTAGCATGCAAAAAGGAATCGCTTTTAGTTTTAAAGTGATTCTCAAATTTAAAAAGATAAACATTTCTGGCAGTCCCTTAACAGTAGAAGAGCTTCAGAATGCccatgattttattataaaacaggtTCAAGCTTATTCTTTTTCCAATGAAATCAAACTATTACAGGAGGGAAAGTCTATTTCAACTCCCAAATTACTTCCTCTTAATATCTTCCTTGATGAAAATAGCATACTCCGTGTAGGAGGTCGACttgaatataccgaattaagtTTTTCTCAGAAATTTCCCATTTTACTCCCTGAAAATGACCATGTTGTCGATCTACTAATTAATCGGGAACATATGCGTTTAGGACACAGTGGAGCTCAAAATGTCCTTGGAAATTTTCGTCTTCGATATTGGCCGTTAAATGGTATACGAAGAATTAAAACTATCATTAAAAAGTGTGTTATTTGCCATAGATTTAATGCTCAATTTGCATCACAGATAATGTCCCCTTTGCCTTTGGATCGAGTTCAACAGGCACGTCCATTTTCTAAGACCGGAATAGATTTTGCTGGTCCTATTATGATTCGCTCCTCTAGATTAAGGAAGGCCCCTACCACTAAGGCTTATATAGCCATTTTTATATGTATGGTAACCAAGGCTATTCATATAGAACTTGTCTCCAATTTGTCCACAGAAGCTTTTATTGCTTCATTAAAACGATTTATTAGTCGTCGAGGAAATCCTCAAATAATTTACTCTGATAATGGCACCAATTTTATTGGAGCTCGTAATCAATTACGAGacttatctttatttctgaaatcCAAAGAAAATAATCACGAAATTCAGAATTTTCTTTCTTCCACTGAAATTACCTGGAAATTAATCCCTCCCAGGTCTCCACATTGGGGCGGACTCTGGGAAGCAGCTGTAAAGAGTGCTAAATTTCATTTGACCAAATTGCTCAGCAATACTTGCCTTACTTTTGAAGAACTTTCAACTTTATTAGTGCAAATTGAAGCCATATTAAATAGCCGTCCCTTGTATCCCCTTTCTAACGATCCTAATGATCTCTTGCCTCTTACTCCTGGTCATTTTCTGATTGGAGCTCCCCTTATTTCTTACCCAGAAAGGGACCTTTCTAGGACCCCTACTAATCGGCTTTCTTATTGGAAAGTGTGTTCCAAACTCCAACAAGAGTTTTGGAGAAAATGGTCTGTGGATTATTTGCACCGTCTACAGCATAGACCCAAATGGCAACTACCCCAACAAAACTTGGCGATCAATCAGCTAGTTCTCATACAATCTGAAGATCGCCCTCCTTTAAATTGGCCACTAGGTAGAATATTGGAATTATTGACTGGAAGGGATGGTAAAGTTCGCGCTGCACGTGTAAAAACAGCAGAAGGTGAATATGTTCGCCCCATAATAAAATTAGCACCTCTTCCAATTTCTGATTAA